The Echinicola jeungdonensis genome segment CTTGTTTGTCTGGCGGCTTTTGGGAGTGGATTTGCCTGGGCATCTGCATTGTTGAATTGGTAATAAAAAAATTAATTGTCATGTACGAGGATATCAGTCTTGATTTGCTAAAGGACAAAAGACTTTTTCAGGAAATCCATCAAACCAAAAACTTTTTTATCCAATTATTTTCTGAACTTGCCAATGCCCTGCCTGAGGAAAAACTTCTGAAAGTACATGAAAAGTCCAAAGGAAAAAAAATAAGCAAGGGCAACGAACTGGAGCATTGCCCCTACCAGGTACTTGACCTGGTCAGGGATTTTGACAAAAAACAGGGATTCAATATTCGATTGCTCAATTGGTGGGGGCATGGCATTTTTATGTTATTATATTATGGAGTAGAAAACATCCCGGATAAACCCAAATACACCTCTTTGGTAGAAAGGGGCTATGAGGTTACCCAAACCGGATCCCCATGGGAATATAAGCAAATTATCAATGACCATAGAAGGGAAGCCCTGCCTTCCATGGACCGTTTAAATGCCCATGTCAATCAATACCATCATGTGCAATTGATCAAACCCCTACCTTACCATAATAATTACCAAGAATTACGGCAAATGCTTTTTGAAGAATTAAATCAAGTAATAAACTTTCACTTACTTTAATGATTTTTATTCGGAATAAATTATAATTTAGAAAAAACATTACCTTTTAAACGTAATTTATCCCTACATCAAACCAGTAATATTGATCCATGAAATACCTAATTCTTTTCCTTGGTCTCTGGATGAGCTCCACTATTGTATGGGGACAAAATCAGACGGTTACCATTTACAATCCAGACTCAACCTTGGTGGCAATGGGTGTGATGAAAGAATGTAAAATGAATGGGTTATGGAAATTTATTGACCCGGCAACCAACAGGCTAATTCAAAAAGGAAGTTATGAAGAAGGGGAAAAGGAAGGCACTTGGACTTCCTATTACCCCAATAATAAAAAGTTTGTAGAAGCCGAATACAAGGACAATAAATTAAATGGTGCATTTAAGCGATATGACAGGGATGGTTTTTTGGTTATGGAGAAAGTCTTCAAGGACAGCATAAGCATTGGGGATTATAAAGAATATTATGGTAGTGCGGACCAACCTGATTATGTCAATCCAAAACAGATCAAGCAGGAAGGGCAATTCAATGATGGAAAAAAAACTGGTGAATGGCTTTCCTATTATCAAAATGGCCAGCTGGCCATCAAAAAAACCTACAAAGAAGACGTGCTTGACGGCCCATACCTGGAATATTCTCCCTATGGGCAATTAATGGTGGAAACAACTTATAAAAACGGGGAACCCCATGGTTATTTTAAGCGCTATGCTTCTAATAACCTAGAAGAAGAAACCGGAGAATATAAGAATGGAGAAAAAGTCGGAAAATGGGTCACTTATTTCCCCGAAACCCGGATTATTTCTTCTGAGAAAGAATACGATAAAAACGGAAACCGCACCGGTACCTGGAAATATTATTATGAAAACAGACGGATTGCTCGCATAGAGCGGTATGAAAATGATATTCCAGTGGGGACTTGGGAAGAATTTTTCCCTGACAAATCCTTGTCCAAAAGGAAGACCTATGAACTGGGAGTACCAGTTGGGGACTATGTGGAATACCATGAAAATGGAAACCTATCCGTAAAAGGGAAATACGAAGCCGGGATGAAATCCGGGCTTTGGAAAAACTTCTATCCAGATGGCCAATTATACTCAGTTGGCGAATATAAAAATGGGGTAAAATCAGGCCTTTGGAAATATTTTAACAAAATAGGAATCCTTATTGCTGAAGGAGAATACCAGTTGGGTTCCGAGCACGGACAATGGTTCTATTATTACGATGGGGGGCAACTCAAGTCAGTGGGAAGTTATTTCTTTGGTTTTGAAGATGGTCCATGGGGACTGTTTTACGACAATGAACAGCTTACCCAGGAAGAGACTTGGGACAACGGCCGTTTAATGGAAGTGGGGCCCTATTATAATTATAATGGTACTGACACCCTTCCAAAGGGGACATTAGAAAAAGGCATGGGAACCCGCATTACTTATTATATCGATGGGACCAAAGAATCAGAAGGGAATTACGAATTTGGCAGACCCCAAGGGGAATGGACTTATTACCATGATAATGGCAATATTGCCTCTCAGGGTACTATGGAAGGTGGGCAAAAGGAAGGAAGATGGAGGTATTATAGCCGTTCGGGAAAACTTAACGATATCATGACCTTTGAGGATGGAGAATTGGAACCAGACACCCTTCCTGAACCGGATTTACCCTTTCAGAATTTTTGACTCCATTAAAAACCACCTAAAGATTAGGCCTATGGAGTTTTGATTGGTGTTAATTGATGAGATGAGAGAAATGAGATATTATAAATTACAAACCTTTATACATTTCACTTTCCAAATCATCCCTTACCCATATACAAGAACTCTTATATTTCCCAGATAATGCTTTCGATTCAACTAAAAGAAAAATAGCCGCTACAAATAATAAATTTTCCAAATTGAATTTGTAAAAACCTTTTAACCAGCTATACTATGGAGTCTAAGGTAGAACAATCTTTTTTGAAGAATTCAGGTGATTCTCCAGGAAATACCCAAATTCCCTATTTATTGGTCAATAATTTTCCCAAACTAGGACTTTTGACAGCCTGTCGTTTTTTGGAATGGGTAGCCGAAAACCCTGAAGGAGTCATTAGTTTGCCTACTGGCAAAACACCTGAATTTTTCATTAAATGGACCCGTCATCTTCTTGAAAACTGGAATTCCCCAAAGGTTAAAGTTCTCTTGGGTCGATATGGCCTTGAAGGGTTGAAAAAACCAGATATGAGAGGTTTACAGTTTGTTCAGATTGATGAATTTTATCCCATCCCCTCCCGTCAACACAACAGTTTTTTTCAATATGTACAAAAATATTACATCCAGGGTTTTGGTCTTGACTACCAAAAAGCCCAGTTGATCAATGGGGATGAAATCAAGCTACATCAAGGTAAGTCTTTTAATGAAGTATTCCCTGAATACCAAATTGACCTCTCACTTCGTCACAGGGAAGCAAGGAACAAACAGGAAGAAATTGAACAACTATCCATTTTTCTGATAGACCAGTGGTG includes the following:
- a CDS encoding toxin-antitoxin system YwqK family antitoxin, giving the protein MKYLILFLGLWMSSTIVWGQNQTVTIYNPDSTLVAMGVMKECKMNGLWKFIDPATNRLIQKGSYEEGEKEGTWTSYYPNNKKFVEAEYKDNKLNGAFKRYDRDGFLVMEKVFKDSISIGDYKEYYGSADQPDYVNPKQIKQEGQFNDGKKTGEWLSYYQNGQLAIKKTYKEDVLDGPYLEYSPYGQLMVETTYKNGEPHGYFKRYASNNLEEETGEYKNGEKVGKWVTYFPETRIISSEKEYDKNGNRTGTWKYYYENRRIARIERYENDIPVGTWEEFFPDKSLSKRKTYELGVPVGDYVEYHENGNLSVKGKYEAGMKSGLWKNFYPDGQLYSVGEYKNGVKSGLWKYFNKIGILIAEGEYQLGSEHGQWFYYYDGGQLKSVGSYFFGFEDGPWGLFYDNEQLTQEETWDNGRLMEVGPYYNYNGTDTLPKGTLEKGMGTRITYYIDGTKESEGNYEFGRPQGEWTYYHDNGNIASQGTMEGGQKEGRWRYYSRSGKLNDIMTFEDGELEPDTLPEPDLPFQNF